The Pelagibius sp. CAU 1746 genomic sequence ACTAAAATTTGTTGTCATCTGGGTAGGGTGTCATGGCCTTCGCTTCGAGGTTGAATGAAGAGGTCATTTGCCTTCTATGCGGCATCATTTCGTGAGATAGCAGCGCCTCATTCAGGCGGGCGCAACAAGCGGCGCTGATGCCATGACTAGCAGATGAAATCGCGGATTTGCAGCGACCAGCAAGAAGCAATCATGTCGAAAAGCAGCGTTCCGTTCTTTCGGCGGCTCTCTGTGAAACAGGCCCAAGTTGCAGTCGCACTGGCCTTGGTGATCGGTCTTGTCTTCGCAACTACTCAGATCCTCCTTGATGCCAGTGAAGAACAGGAGCGGCTTCGTCGGGATGCGGAAGCGATTCTGGACTATTCGGAGCGGACGGCTGCTAGGGCTGCCTACCGGCTCGACACCTTGGCCGCGCAGGAGCTCGCCGAGAGCCTGCTGAGCGATCCGGCCATCGTGCTGGTTCAATTGACGGACGACTTCGGGGACCAGTTGGCGCGAGTGCAGCGAGCGGTCGACCCGGATCAGTCGGCCATTGCGGGCTTCCTGCTCGGGTCCGACACGGTTTCCTTTTCCCGCGTCCTCAGGGTCCGAGAGCCGGAGGCCAACGTCGGCGATCTGCTGATCAAGCTCGACCCTGTCGCCGCTGCGCCCGGATTTGAAAAGAGGACCATCAACGCGATGATCTCCGGCGTCGCGAAGAGCATGCTGCTCTCCGTGATTCTGCTGATCGTCTATCAAGCTATGGTGACCCAGCGAATTACCAGGCTGGCTGAGTCGGTCCGTGTTGCGAAGCAGCCATCGGATTTGCCGGCGAAGGGCGACGAACTGGACCACTTGAGCCAGCAGATGAAGCAGTGGTCGGACGAACTCAGGGCAGCGGCCGGGCGGGCGGAGATCGCAAACAATGCCAAGTCGATCTTTCTGGCCTCAATGAGCCACGAGATGCGGACGCCTCTCAACGCCATCATCGGCTTTGCCGAGGCGTTGGAGCTGGGGATCGGCGCCGATAGTGAGGTGTGCCGCCGCGCCTATCTGGAAAACATCATTAAGGGCGGCCGCCTGCTCAGTACTTTACTCGGGGATATCCTCGATTTTGCACGGGTCGAAGCCGGTTCGATCGATCTTGATCTTGTTCTTTTGTGTCCCGCGGAGGAAATCGAGAGCAGTCTGTGGCTGATCCGTGAACTTGTCGAACAGGAAGGGCTTACCCTGTTTACGAGCGTGCAGACGGACCAGAGGATCATGGCGGATCGCGCGCGCCTGCGGCAGATTGTTCTCAACTTCGTATCCAATGCGGTGAAGTACAACAAGGCTGGAGGGCATGTCGAGGTTGGTTGCGAAGCCATGCCCAACGGTGTGCTCCGCTGTTTTGTCCGGGACAGCGGCATCGGCGTTCCGCGAGAGAAGATGAGCGGGATTTTCGACGAGTTCGATCGCGGGGAGAATCAGTGCAGAGATATACCCGGCGCCGGCCTGGGATTGTCGATTTCCAAGGTTCTGACCGAAGTCATGGGCGGCAAGGTCGGCTGCGAGAGCAAGCCCGGTGAAGGATCGGTTTTCTGGGCGGAGTTTCCCATCGTGTATGCCGAAGAGGAATCGGCCGTGGCTGAATAGGAGCCGGTTCGCGCGACGCGGCTTCCAGTCGGGGTTGTGCAGTTGGCGCAGATGGGCGTCGCGATACAGTGAATGGCGGAGATCCATCCGTGCTTGGCTTCACGGTATCGGTTCTGCTCTACGGAGTGCGCCCGGCTGAGGGAGGGCGTGACGATTCCCACAGCAAGGCATGCGAGATGGCGCTAGTTATGAGGTGAGCATTCTTTTCGGCAGTTTTTTGGTACCCGCTTTCCGACGGCTTTCCTGCAATTCCAGGAGGCATTGATGAATAAGATTGAACCCGGGCACCCGAGAGTCGAAGTCGATAGTTCGCGCTACGAATTCTCGCCACTCGTGAGTCTCGTGCTGGAAACGGCGACATGGATCCATCAACGCCATGCGAAGCGAGGTAGGTCCCAGGTCTCTCCAAGCGACCGTTTCGGCGCGCCGCCGTCGCTATTGCGGGTCGTCGGCCGTGAGCCGTCCTCGCCCTTCGGAACCCGGACAAGCAAGACTTGGCGGCGGCACTCTTGACCGCCTGAACCTCTCGCGAGGTTCGTGTGATCTTGCATCATCCAGAAAGTTGGCCTGAGTCGCCTTCAGGTCGGGAGTAACCCCGGAGATAAAACCGCCAGGCGGCCGGGTCTGGGTTGGCAAGCGGACTTTGCGAGTTACCGTCTGGCTTACCCGCCGATCAACTTGCGCCACTCTTCTTCGCTGAGGATCGAAACGCCCAGTTCCGCAGCCTTCTTGGCCTTGGAGCCGGCGTCGGCGCCGACCACCACGTAGTCGGTCTTCTTGGAGACCGAGCCGGCGACCTTGGCGCCCAGGGTTTCGGCGCGGGCCTTCGCCTCGCTGCGGGTCATGGTCTCCAGGGTGCCGGTGAAGACCACGGTCTTGCCGGCCACCGGCGAGCCGCTGGCGGCGGGCGCTTCCACCGCCTCGATGGTCAGTTCGCCTTCCAGGTCCTTCAGGACCTTCAGGTTGTGGTCCTCGCCGAAGAAGAACACCAGGTCGTCGGCGACGCTCATGCCGATGCCCTCGATGTTGCAGAGTTCGGCGTAGTGCTCGCCTACTTCCTCGGGCTTGCGCGCTTCGGGCTGTTCCTTGCGTTCGCCGTAGGCGGCGGTCATGGCGCTGCGCCAGGCGTCCAGCGTGGCGTAGCTGCGCGCCAGCAGCTTGGCGGTGGCCTCGCCGACCTGGCGGATGCCGAGGGCGTAGATGAAACGGTCGAGGCCGATGCTGCGCCGCGCCTCGATGGCCTTCATCAGGTTGGCCGCCGATTGCCTGCCCCAGCCATCGCGCTCGCTGATCGCCTTTTCCGCTTCGTGCAGGCGGAAGATGTCGCCCGGCGTGGTGATCATGTCGTCGTCGAGGAAGGCCTGGATGTGCTTGCCGCCCAGGCCCTCGATGTCGAAGGCGTTGCGCGAGACGAAGTGGCGCAGACGCTCGTAGTTCTGCGCCTTGCAGACCAGGCCGCCGGTGCAGCGGCGCACCGCCTCGCCTTCCTCGCGCAGGGCGAGGCTGCCGCAGACCGGGCAATGGTCGGGGAAGACGTAGGGTTCGCTGTTCTTCGGGCGCTTGTCCTTCAGCGCCTCGACGACCTGCGGGATGACGTCGCCGGCGCGCTGCACGATCACGTGGTCGCCGATGCGGATGTCCTTGCGGGCGATCTCGTCCTCGTTGTGCAGGGTGGCGCGGGAGACCACCACGCCGCCGACGGAGATCGGCTCCAGGTGCGCGACGGGGGTGAGGGCGCCGGTGCGCCCGACCTGGATGTCGATGGCGTTGAGGATGGTCTGCGCCTGCTCGGCCGGGAACTTGTGGGCGATGGCCCAGCGCGGCGCGCGGCTGACGAAGCCGAGGCGCTGCTGCAGGTCCAGTCGGTCGACCTTGTAGACCACGCCGTCGATGTCGAAGGGCAGCTCCGGGCGCTCGGCCATGATGTGCCGGTAGAAGTCGAGCAGCTCGTCCAGGCCGTGGCAGAGGCGCGAGGGCTCGTTCAGCTCGAAGCCCCACTTCTTGAAGCTGCCGCGCACCGCCTTCATGGTGCCGCCCAGGGTCTCGGCCGGATCGCCCGAGACCTCCCCCCAGGTGTAGGCGAAGAAGTGCAGCGGCCGCGAGGCGGTGATCTCGGGATTGAGCTGACGCAGGGAGCCTGCGGCGGCGTTGCGCGGATTGGCGAAGATCTTGGCGCCGGCTTCCTCCTGGCGCTGGTTCAGCTCCATGAAGGCCTGGCGCGACATATAGACCTCGCCGCGAACCTCCAGCACCTCGGGCCAGCCCTTGCCCTTCAGCTCCTTGGGCAGGTCCGCGATGGTGCGCACGTTGGCGGTGATGTCCTCGCCGGTGGCGCCGTCGCCCCGCGTCGCGCCCTGCACCAGCTTGCCGCCCTCGTAGCGCAGGGCGCAGGACAGGCCGTCGATCTTCGGCTCGGCCATGATGTCGACGGCGTCTTCCGCGCCGAGGCCCAGGAAGCGGCCGATGCGCGCCAGGAATTCCTGGACGTCCTCGGTCTCGAAGGCGTTGCCGAGAGACAGCATGGGCACCTTGTGCTTCACCTTGCCGAAGCCGGCGGCCGGCTCGGCGCCGACCCGCCTGGAGGGGCTGTCGTCGCGGAGCAGTCCGGGGAAGCGCTGTTCGATGGCCTCGTTACGGCGGCGCAGGGCGTCGTAGTCCGCGTCGCTGATCAGCGGCGCGTCCTTCTCATGGTACAGCTTGTCGTGGTGGGCGATGACCTTGGACAGGCGCGCCAGCTCGGCGGCGGCCTGGGTTTCGTTGAGATCCTCGGCCGGCAGGTCGGCGGTCTTCCCAGAGGTTCCGGTCTTGGCGGCTTTGCCCGGCATAAAGCGGCGGTGCTTCCTATCGGATTGTGTGGCTCATGTGGCGCCGATCAAGCGCTCGGCGGCGGCGCGGGCTTCTTCGGTGATCTCGGCGCCGGAAAGCATGCGCGCGATTTCCTCGCGGCGGTCGCCGGCGCTCAACTGGTCGACCTGGGTCGCGACCTGCTTGCCGGTCATGCGTTTGACCACCTGCCAGTGCTGGGTGCCGCGGGCGGCGACCTGGGGGCTGTGGGTGATGACCAGTACCTGACGGTCGCGCGCCAGGCGTTCCAGGCGCTCGCCCACCGCGTGGGCGGTGGCGCCGCCGACGCCGCTGTCGACTTCGTCGAAGACCAGGCTGCGCTCCGGGTTGAGGCTGGCCAGGACAACCTTGATGGCCAGCAGGAAGCGCGCCAACTCGCCGCCCGAGGCGATGCGCCCCAGGGGACCCGGCGCGCTGCCCGGGTTGGTCGCCACCTCGAAGGCGATGCGGTCCAGGCCCTGCGCGGTCCAATCATCCTCTTCCAGGCGTTCCAGCCTGGTGCGGAAGACCGCGCGCTCCAGCTTCAGCGGCGGCAGCTCGGCCATCACCGCCTTGTCCAGGGCGGCGGCGGCCTTGGCGCGCTGCTTCGACAGTGCCTCGGCGTTCTCGACATACTTGCGGCGCGCTTCGGCGGTTTCCTTGGCCAGCCGGGTCAGCTCCGCCTCGCCGCCGTCGATGGAGGCGAGGCGTGCGGCCAGTTCGTCGCGCAGGGCCGGCAAGCTGTCGACTTCGGTGTGATGCTTGCGGGCCATGTCCTGCAGCGCGAAGTAGCGTTCCTCCACGGCCTCCAGGTCGTCGGCCTCCAGCTCCATGTCGCTGGCGAAGGAGTTCAACTGGGCCAGCGCTTCCTCGCTTTCCGCGGCGGCGCGCTGCAGCGCGTCCAGGGCCGGGGTCAGGGCCTCGCCGGCGGTGGGGGCGATGCGCTCCAGGGCGCGCAGGGCGCGGCCCAGGGCCGGCTCGGCGCCGGTTTCGATCTCGCCCGCCGCCGCGTTCAGGCCCTCGACCAGCTTTTCGCGGTGCATCAGGCGGTTGCGCTTCTCGCCCAGCTCCGTCTCCTCGCCAGGGCGCGGGTCGAGGCTGTCCAACTCCTCCACCGCGTGGCGCAGGAAGGCCTCGTCGCGTTGGGCCTCGGTCAGACGCCGCGCCGCTGCCTCGCGGGCCGCCAGGGCGTCCTGCCAGGCGCGCCAGGCCTCACGCAGGGCGCGCGCGGGGGCCTGCAGGCGGCCGTAGGCGTCCAGCAGGTCGCGGTGGGTCGCCGGGTCCATCAGGCCGCGCTGGTCGAACTGGCCCTGAATCTCCATGAGGCAGTCGGCGAGCTGGCGCAGCAGGCCGGCGGAAGCCGCCTGGTCGTTGACGAAGGCGCGGCTGCGGCCGTCCTTGGTCAGCACCCGGCGCAGCACCAGCAGGTCCTCCGCCTCGATGTCCTGTTCGGCCAGGACCGCGCGTGCGGGGTGGTCATCGGAGATTTCAAAGGCCGCGGTGACGCTGGCCTGGTCGGCGCCGGGGCGCAGCAGGCGCGCATCGGCGCGGTTCCCCAGGGCGAAGCCCAGGGAGTCGAGCAGAATGGACTTGCCCGCCCCCGTCTCCCCGGTCAGGACGCCGAGGCCGTGATCGAAGGCCAAGTCAAGCTTCTCGATGATGACGACATTGCGGATCGACAGGCTGACCAGCATTCACCCATCCTGGACCGAGACAAGAGCGCCTTTAGAAAATGCCGGAAATCCAGGAACCTTCGCTGTCTTCCGGACGCAGATTCTCGCCGGTCAGCAGGGCGTAGCTATCGATGTACCACTCGCTGCCCGGAAAGTTGTGGCCCAGCACCGCCGCCGTCGCCTTGGCCTCGTCGACGATGCCCATGGCCAGGTAGCACTCGACCAGGCGGTGCAGGGCCTCGGGCACGTGGGTCGTCGTCTGGTAGCGCTCGATCACCGTACGGAAGCGGTTGATGGCGGCCAGGAACTCGCTGCGGCCCTGATAGAAGCGCCCGATGGCCATGTGCTTGCCGGCCAGGTGGTCGAGCGCCAGGTCGATCTTCAGCTCGGCGTCGCGGGCATATTTGCTGTTCGGGAAACGGCGGACCAGCTCTTCCAGTGAGGTGAGCGCCTCGGCGGTCATCTTCTGATCGCGCCGCACGTCGGAGATCTGCTCATAGTAGCTGATCGCCTTCAGGTAATAGGCATAGGCGACGTCGGGGCTGCCGGGGTGCAGCTCGATGAAACGGTCCAGCGCGTTGATCGCCTCGTCGTAGGAATTTTCCTGGTAGAAGGCATAGGCGGCCATGAGCTGGGCCTTGGAGGCCCACTCGGAGTAGGGGTGCTGGCGTTCGACCTCGTCGAAGAGGCGTGCGGCCTCCTCGTAGTCACCGGCCTGCATGGCGTTCATGGCGCCGTTGTAGAGCTCCTCGACCGGTTTTTCGACGTAGACCGGGCGCTCGTCGGAACTGCAGGCGGCCAGGGCCAAGCCCAGCAGCGCCGCGGTGGCCAGGCGGCTCAGCCGATGCGGCAAGCTTCGGCGGCGCGGCCGTGCGGCGCCGAAGAGGTTGATTGTGCGGTCGCTCATGATTTCCCGTACCCCGGGGTGCCAGGCGCCTGTGCGGCGCGCCCCCGAACGAATCCCTGCCTTGGTAGGTGTCAGTCCAGGCGACTATAGGTCCAAGCGGCGGACGCCTCAAGCGGGCTCATGGCGCCCGAAAGGAGTGAAAAGCGCTCTGTTTTCGTGGCTTGGCGGGGCCGCCGGCGCCGCGGGCCCTGGCGCGGGAAATCCGTAAAGAAACGAAAACGCCGCCGGCCGGGAGGCAGGCGGCGTTTCAGCCCCGAGACCGGCGGCAGCCGTCAGGCGCGGGCCGCGACCGCCCGGTCGGGCTGGGTCTGGGCCCCGGCGGCGCCGTGGCTGGTGGTGAGCTCGGTCCACTCCCAGGCGCCTTCCTCGGCGAAGAGGGTCTGCAGCAGGCGCAGGGTCAGGGCGTGGCCCGCCCGGTCGCCTTGGAAATGTCCGATGATCGGGGTGCCGGCCAGGTAGAGATCTCCGATCGAATCCAGCACCTTGTGGCGCACGAACTCGTTGGGGAAACGCAGCCCCTCCTCGTTCACGATCTCATGGCCGTTGACCACGATGGCGTTCTCCAGGGAGCCGCCGCGGGCCAGGCCCATGGCGCGCATCTTCTCGATGTCCTGGGCCAGGCCGAAGGTCCGCGCCCGGGCCACATCGCGCTTGAAGGAACTTTCGTCCACCTCGGTGAACCATTCCTGGCGGCCGATCAGGGTTTCGGAAAACTCGATCTCGAAGCCGACGGTAAAGCTGCTGCCCGGCGCCAGCGAGGCGGCGCGGTGCGGCTCGGCGACCGAAACTTCTTCAAGAATGCGCAGCGCCCGGCGCGGGCTGTTCTGGACCGTGATCCCGGCGCATTCAATGAGAAACACGAAGGGCGCGGCGCTGCCGTCCATGATCGGCACTTCCGGGCCGTTCAGCTCGATGACGGCGTTGTCGATGCCGCAGCCGCTGAGCGCCGACATCAGGTGCTCGATGGTGGCGATCTGGTTGCCCTTGGGGTCCACCAGGGTCGTGCAGAGCGGCGTCTCGATGGCGTTGCGCCAGCTCGCGAGAACCTCGCTGCCGCCGGCCGCGTCGGTGCGCCGGAACACGATGCCGGTGTCCGCCTCAGCCGGATGCAGCATCATGCTCACCTTGGCGCCGCTGTGAAGCGCGACTCCGGAGCAGTTGATGGAGTTTTTCAGCGTCCGCTGGCGAACGACATGTCCTGTCGAAGCGCTGTCTGCTGCCATGGTATCCGTCTCAATCCTGAGGTTGACCGACCAAACTAAGCCACGAAACTACGTCACGAATATCGGCAAGCCGTCGCATCTGTTTCACCTGGGATCCGCGGAAATCCGCGGCTTTCGGCGCCGGCGACGATCTTGCTGGGAACCCCCAATCAAAAACCCACTAACAAGTAGGGGGACTATAGAAAGCCCCCCTCAAGTACTCAAATCACTCTTTGTTACAATATGTTACCGCGATGCAAAGAACGCGGAACGCTAGTACGCCGCAAGGAAAGGTTTTATCCCTTCCTTGCGGCGCCGAGCGTCAGTTCGCCTGCCGGCGCAGGAAGGCCGGGATGTCCAGCAGATCTTCTTCCGCTTGGCTGTGGCCGATCCGTTCGGCCGGGTCCAAGCCGGCCAAGCGCGGCTGTGCCGTGGCCGCCGGCTGGGCGGGCTGAGCGGCGGCGGGCCGGCCGGTATCCGCCCGGCCGGGTGCCGCCGAGGGCCGCTCCGGCTGGGCCGGGGAAGCGCCGCGCGCCGCCATCGGCCGCGGCGCGTCGGCCTGCGGGGCGCGGGCGGCGGTCTCGCTGCCTTGGGCGGCGGTCAGGGCGCGGGCGGCCCCGGTCACCTTGGCGAAGAGGCTCTGGCGCGGAGCCGGGGGCGCGGCCCGCGGCGCCTCGCGGCTTTCCGCACGCGGTTCCGGGCGCGTTTCCGGGCGGGCCTCGGCGGCCGGCTCGCGGCGCGCGAGCTGCGGGTTCGCTTCGCTCCGGGCCGCCGGGTGCTCGGGGCGGGCCGCATTGGCCAGCGCCGCCTCGGCGAAGGGATCCGGCTCGGCGTGCAGGAACCCGGCCGTGCCGTCTTCGTCCTGCTCCGGCTCGGCCGGCGCCGGGGCGATGAAGCTATCCTCCTCGGCCTTGGCCTGCGGGGGCAGGTTCGCTTCCGGCTGCGGCATGGCCACGGCCGGACCGGCCGCCGCGGCGTAGAGTTCGGCATTCATGGCCGCGTTGCCCGCCAGCGGATACTTGGTGTGCGGAAAGCCGGCACCGGCGTGGCCGCCCGAGGGCTGGCCCGACATCGGCTGGCCCGACATCGGCTGGCCCGACATCGGCTGACTGGACACCGCTTGACCGGCGGAGGGCTGGCTGGCCGAGGGCTGGCCGAAGAGACCGCCTTCGGCGGCCACCGACGCGCCCGCCGCCGCGACGGAAGCCGTCGCCGCGCCGGCGCCGCTGCCGGCGCTGGGAGCATTGTCCACATGGCGGGCCTTCTGGCCGCCGACGACGCTGAGGGTGATCGGCTTCGGCCGGGTCTCGGCGTCGACGTCGATGCCGGTGGCGACCACGGAGACCCGCATGTTGCCTTCCATCGATTGGTCGAAGGTGGAGCCGAAGATGATGTTGGCTTCCGGGTCGACCTCGTCGCGGATGCGGTTGGCGGCCTCGTCGACCTCGAAGAGGGTGAGGTCCATGCCGCCGGTGATGTTGATGAGCACGCCGCGGGCGCCCTTCATCGAAACGTCGTCGAGCAGCGGGTTGGAGATCGCGGCCTCGGCGGCGGCGATGGCGCGGCCTTCGCCCTCGGCTTCGCCGGTGCCCATCATGGCCTTGCCCATCTCGGACATCACCGCGCGGATGTCGGCGAAGTCCAGGTTGATCATGCCCGGGTTCACCATCAGGTCGGTGACCCCGCGCACGCCGGAGTTCAGAACGTCGTCGGCCATCTTGAAGGCGTCGGCGAAGGTCGTCTTCTCGTTGGCGACGCGGAACAGGTTCTGGTTCGGGATGATGATCAGCGTGTCGACGTACTGGGTCAGCTCGTTGATGCCCGATTCCGCCAGGCGCATCCGGTGCACGCCCTCGAAGTGGAAGGGCTTGGTCACCACGCCGACGGTCAGGATACCCGCCTCGCGCGCCGCCCGGGCGATGACCGGCGCCGCCCCGGTGCCGGTGCCGCCGCCCATGCCGGCGGTGATGAAGACCATGTGCTGGCCCTCGATATCGGTGAGGATCTCGTCCAGCGCCTCTTCAGCCGCCGCGCGCCCGATGTCGGGGCGCGAACCGGCGCCCAGGCCCTGGGTGATGTTGCGGCCCAGCTGGATCCGCCGTTCGCAGAGCGACTGGGTCAGCGCCTGCGCATCGGTGTTGGTGATCAGGAATTCGACACCATCCAGG encodes the following:
- the ligA gene encoding NAD-dependent DNA ligase LigA, which produces MPGKAAKTGTSGKTADLPAEDLNETQAAAELARLSKVIAHHDKLYHEKDAPLISDADYDALRRRNEAIEQRFPGLLRDDSPSRRVGAEPAAGFGKVKHKVPMLSLGNAFETEDVQEFLARIGRFLGLGAEDAVDIMAEPKIDGLSCALRYEGGKLVQGATRGDGATGEDITANVRTIADLPKELKGKGWPEVLEVRGEVYMSRQAFMELNQRQEEAGAKIFANPRNAAAGSLRQLNPEITASRPLHFFAYTWGEVSGDPAETLGGTMKAVRGSFKKWGFELNEPSRLCHGLDELLDFYRHIMAERPELPFDIDGVVYKVDRLDLQQRLGFVSRAPRWAIAHKFPAEQAQTILNAIDIQVGRTGALTPVAHLEPISVGGVVVSRATLHNEDEIARKDIRIGDHVIVQRAGDVIPQVVEALKDKRPKNSEPYVFPDHCPVCGSLALREEGEAVRRCTGGLVCKAQNYERLRHFVSRNAFDIEGLGGKHIQAFLDDDMITTPGDIFRLHEAEKAISERDGWGRQSAANLMKAIEARRSIGLDRFIYALGIRQVGEATAKLLARSYATLDAWRSAMTAAYGERKEQPEARKPEEVGEHYAELCNIEGIGMSVADDLVFFFGEDHNLKVLKDLEGELTIEAVEAPAASGSPVAGKTVVFTGTLETMTRSEAKARAETLGAKVAGSVSKKTDYVVVGADAGSKAKKAAELGVSILSEEEWRKLIGG
- a CDS encoding ATP-binding protein; the protein is MSKSSVPFFRRLSVKQAQVAVALALVIGLVFATTQILLDASEEQERLRRDAEAILDYSERTAARAAYRLDTLAAQELAESLLSDPAIVLVQLTDDFGDQLARVQRAVDPDQSAIAGFLLGSDTVSFSRVLRVREPEANVGDLLIKLDPVAAAPGFEKRTINAMISGVAKSMLLSVILLIVYQAMVTQRITRLAESVRVAKQPSDLPAKGDELDHLSQQMKQWSDELRAAAGRAEIANNAKSIFLASMSHEMRTPLNAIIGFAEALELGIGADSEVCRRAYLENIIKGGRLLSTLLGDILDFARVEAGSIDLDLVLLCPAEEIESSLWLIRELVEQEGLTLFTSVQTDQRIMADRARLRQIVLNFVSNAVKYNKAGGHVEVGCEAMPNGVLRCFVRDSGIGVPREKMSGIFDEFDRGENQCRDIPGAGLGLSISKVLTEVMGGKVGCESKPGEGSVFWAEFPIVYAEEESAVAE
- the recN gene encoding DNA repair protein RecN, whose translation is MLVSLSIRNVVIIEKLDLAFDHGLGVLTGETGAGKSILLDSLGFALGNRADARLLRPGADQASVTAAFEISDDHPARAVLAEQDIEAEDLLVLRRVLTKDGRSRAFVNDQAASAGLLRQLADCLMEIQGQFDQRGLMDPATHRDLLDAYGRLQAPARALREAWRAWQDALAAREAAARRLTEAQRDEAFLRHAVEELDSLDPRPGEETELGEKRNRLMHREKLVEGLNAAAGEIETGAEPALGRALRALERIAPTAGEALTPALDALQRAAAESEEALAQLNSFASDMELEADDLEAVEERYFALQDMARKHHTEVDSLPALRDELAARLASIDGGEAELTRLAKETAEARRKYVENAEALSKQRAKAAAALDKAVMAELPPLKLERAVFRTRLERLEEDDWTAQGLDRIAFEVATNPGSAPGPLGRIASGGELARFLLAIKVVLASLNPERSLVFDEVDSGVGGATAHAVGERLERLARDRQVLVITHSPQVAARGTQHWQVVKRMTGKQVATQVDQLSAGDRREEIARMLSGAEITEEARAAAERLIGAT
- the lpxC gene encoding UDP-3-O-acyl-N-acetylglucosamine deacetylase, whose amino-acid sequence is MAADSASTGHVVRQRTLKNSINCSGVALHSGAKVSMMLHPAEADTGIVFRRTDAAGGSEVLASWRNAIETPLCTTLVDPKGNQIATIEHLMSALSGCGIDNAVIELNGPEVPIMDGSAAPFVFLIECAGITVQNSPRRALRILEEVSVAEPHRAASLAPGSSFTVGFEIEFSETLIGRQEWFTEVDESSFKRDVARARTFGLAQDIEKMRAMGLARGGSLENAIVVNGHEIVNEEGLRFPNEFVRHKVLDSIGDLYLAGTPIIGHFQGDRAGHALTLRLLQTLFAEEGAWEWTELTTSHGAAGAQTQPDRAVAARA
- a CDS encoding outer membrane protein assembly factor BamD, giving the protein MSDRTINLFGAARPRRRSLPHRLSRLATAALLGLALAACSSDERPVYVEKPVEELYNGAMNAMQAGDYEEAARLFDEVERQHPYSEWASKAQLMAAYAFYQENSYDEAINALDRFIELHPGSPDVAYAYYLKAISYYEQISDVRRDQKMTAEALTSLEELVRRFPNSKYARDAELKIDLALDHLAGKHMAIGRFYQGRSEFLAAINRFRTVIERYQTTTHVPEALHRLVECYLAMGIVDEAKATAAVLGHNFPGSEWYIDSYALLTGENLRPEDSEGSWISGIF
- the ftsZ gene encoding cell division protein FtsZ, whose amino-acid sequence is MTLNLNVPTTAPDLSPRITVIGVGGAGGNAVNNMIQSNLDGVEFLITNTDAQALTQSLCERRIQLGRNITQGLGAGSRPDIGRAAAEEALDEILTDIEGQHMVFITAGMGGGTGTGAAPVIARAAREAGILTVGVVTKPFHFEGVHRMRLAESGINELTQYVDTLIIIPNQNLFRVANEKTTFADAFKMADDVLNSGVRGVTDLMVNPGMINLDFADIRAVMSEMGKAMMGTGEAEGEGRAIAAAEAAISNPLLDDVSMKGARGVLINITGGMDLTLFEVDEAANRIRDEVDPEANIIFGSTFDQSMEGNMRVSVVATGIDVDAETRPKPITLSVVGGQKARHVDNAPSAGSGAGAATASVAAAGASVAAEGGLFGQPSASQPSAGQAVSSQPMSGQPMSGQPMSGQPSGGHAGAGFPHTKYPLAGNAAMNAELYAAAAGPAVAMPQPEANLPPQAKAEEDSFIAPAPAEPEQDEDGTAGFLHAEPDPFAEAALANAARPEHPAARSEANPQLARREPAAEARPETRPEPRAESREAPRAAPPAPRQSLFAKVTGAARALTAAQGSETAARAPQADAPRPMAARGASPAQPERPSAAPGRADTGRPAAAQPAQPAATAQPRLAGLDPAERIGHSQAEEDLLDIPAFLRRQAN